A genomic window from Streptomyces broussonetiae includes:
- a CDS encoding TIGR03943 family putative permease subunit, which produces MRRPVQTLLLALTGVGLLHAALFTDTYLRYVKAGLHPVLIASGVVLLLLGLASAVIGDGRQEEQGGDHGDEHDKAHGRDNEHGHDNEHGHDNEHGHDKAHGHDNEHGHDHGGHDHSGAPRIAWLLFLPALSLLFYAPPALGAYTAARSNARPVAVQKGFAPLPATSPLPLTLTDFTRRVQQDRSRAIKDRIVQLTGFVTPAEDGTGWYLTRIIFTCCAADSQTVKVRVYGTEAPPANTWLAVTGTWQPRGALGTKTAQAALDARDTRPIAQPVNAYTDDLPLTPS; this is translated from the coding sequence GTGAGACGCCCCGTACAGACGCTGCTCCTGGCCCTGACCGGCGTCGGCCTGCTGCACGCGGCCCTGTTCACCGACACCTACCTGCGCTACGTCAAGGCCGGACTGCACCCCGTGCTCATCGCCTCCGGCGTGGTCCTGCTGCTGCTCGGCCTGGCGTCGGCGGTCATCGGGGACGGGCGGCAGGAGGAGCAGGGCGGCGACCACGGCGACGAACACGACAAGGCGCACGGCCGCGACAACGAACACGGCCACGACAACGAACACGGCCACGACAACGAACACGGCCACGACAAGGCACACGGCCACGACAACGAACACGGCCATGATCATGGTGGCCACGACCACTCCGGTGCCCCGCGCATTGCCTGGCTGCTGTTCCTTCCGGCGCTCAGCCTGCTCTTCTACGCCCCGCCCGCCCTCGGCGCATACACCGCGGCACGCTCGAACGCCAGGCCGGTCGCCGTGCAGAAAGGATTTGCTCCGCTGCCCGCGACCTCACCGCTCCCGCTGACCCTCACGGACTTCACCCGGCGCGTCCAGCAGGACCGCAGCCGGGCCATCAAGGACCGCATCGTCCAGCTCACGGGCTTCGTCACTCCGGCCGAGGACGGCACCGGCTGGTACCTGACCCGCATCATCTTCACCTGCTGCGCCGCCGACTCACAGACCGTCAAGGTCCGCGTGTACGGCACCGAGGCACCACCCGCCAACACCTGGCTCGCGGTGACCGGCACCTGGCAACCCCGGGGCGCCCTGGGCACGAAGACCGCCCAGGCGGCGCTCGACGCCAGGGACACCCGCCCCATCGCCCAGCCGGTGAACGCCTACACCGACGACCTGCCGCTCACCCCGTCCTAG
- a CDS encoding family 16 glycosylhydrolase, with translation MEKPAPGDPLPAHRSPSPPPVVFAADFTSARQWVAGRSWAYPGGGPVNPGDDKLDHLVSDASYSRSGVFRATRRRDGYWDTGLLTTEGSEEAFTVRSGDVLEARVRLPREVGAWPAIWTWRDGDQEIDVFEYHPEHPDLLEFGNHVRGTGHYFRDTAIGPGAWVDLRTEFGARSVDWSVNGVRAFADGRGVGQGWHACLIVNLSVSAGRYHPAPAPGTTEMTYEVSSLVVRRHGRSDLDHKDH, from the coding sequence ATGGAAAAACCGGCTCCGGGTGACCCGCTCCCGGCCCACCGCTCCCCTTCCCCGCCCCCGGTCGTGTTCGCGGCGGACTTCACCTCCGCCCGGCAGTGGGTGGCGGGCCGCTCCTGGGCGTATCCGGGCGGCGGCCCGGTCAACCCGGGTGACGACAAACTCGATCACCTGGTGTCCGACGCCTCCTACTCCCGCTCCGGCGTCTTCAGGGCCACCCGGCGGCGCGACGGCTACTGGGACACGGGACTGCTGACGACCGAGGGCAGTGAGGAGGCCTTCACCGTCCGGTCGGGAGACGTGCTCGAGGCTCGGGTACGGCTGCCCCGTGAGGTCGGGGCGTGGCCGGCGATCTGGACCTGGCGCGACGGCGACCAGGAGATCGACGTGTTCGAGTACCACCCCGAACATCCGGACCTCCTGGAGTTCGGCAACCACGTCCGCGGCACCGGCCACTACTTCCGGGACACCGCCATCGGCCCCGGGGCCTGGGTCGACCTGCGCACCGAGTTCGGGGCCCGCTCCGTCGACTGGTCGGTGAACGGCGTCCGGGCCTTCGCCGACGGCCGGGGCGTGGGACAGGGCTGGCATGCCTGCCTGATCGTCAACCTGTCGGTGTCCGCGGGCCGTTACCACCCGGCCCCCGCTCCGGGGACGACGGAGATGACGTACGAGGTGAGCAGCCTCGTCGTACGTCGCCACGGCCGATCAGATCTTGATCACAAAGATCACTGA
- a CDS encoding COG1361 family protein translates to MRSALRPTAACVAAAAIGIGVPVFAVPVAHADEASPDLVVSALPSAAPKPGEVYDRSVTVTNKGTAPAHGFTFRIRLTRGLDFPQHADGCVYSTIADQVRQALCKVDTVIDPGASVTAPVRFKALPKALMEAVEYGTSPTGETPTGGFDDSYRRLALTADSTADLLAQGDLAEGGPGSRVTVTATLRNDGPGWIRQQEGDDQPALKVRIPSGTVAVEVPADCAPFGTDGPTGPSAPGHSTYVCAPADHTIDADQFLDYGFVLRIAKNAKDTRGEVTVSSVHGVRPAFDKNPANDTAYLNVDVTGGGEPGTGTSGGTTTGGGSGAGGSGTGGRGNDPHGRTTGGSGATGTTGTTGGTGTSGGTGTAGSASGTAGSASDTSGTAGSDGILAATGSDGMPLLAGAAVGATAIGGLALWAVRRRTTGK, encoded by the coding sequence GTGCGCTCAGCCCTCCGTCCCACGGCGGCATGCGTGGCCGCCGCCGCGATCGGCATCGGCGTACCCGTGTTCGCCGTACCCGTGGCGCACGCGGACGAGGCAAGCCCCGATCTGGTGGTCTCGGCCCTGCCGAGCGCCGCCCCCAAGCCGGGCGAGGTGTACGACCGGTCCGTCACGGTCACCAACAAGGGCACCGCGCCCGCGCACGGATTCACCTTCCGGATCCGGCTGACCCGCGGGCTCGACTTCCCGCAGCACGCCGACGGCTGCGTGTACTCGACCATCGCCGACCAGGTCCGGCAGGCGCTGTGCAAGGTGGACACCGTGATCGACCCCGGCGCCTCGGTGACCGCCCCGGTCCGGTTCAAGGCGCTGCCCAAGGCGCTCATGGAGGCCGTCGAGTACGGCACGAGCCCCACCGGCGAGACCCCGACAGGCGGCTTCGACGACAGCTACCGGCGGCTGGCCCTGACCGCGGACAGCACGGCCGACCTCCTGGCGCAGGGCGACCTGGCGGAGGGCGGGCCCGGCAGCCGGGTGACCGTCACCGCGACGCTGCGCAACGACGGCCCCGGCTGGATCCGGCAGCAGGAGGGCGACGACCAGCCGGCCCTGAAGGTACGGATCCCGTCGGGCACCGTCGCCGTCGAAGTACCCGCGGACTGCGCGCCGTTCGGGACCGACGGCCCGACCGGACCGTCGGCGCCGGGCCACTCCACGTATGTGTGCGCGCCCGCCGACCACACCATCGACGCCGACCAGTTCCTCGACTACGGCTTCGTCCTCCGGATCGCGAAGAACGCCAAGGACACCAGGGGCGAGGTGACGGTCAGTTCGGTCCACGGCGTCCGCCCGGCCTTCGACAAGAACCCGGCGAACGACACGGCGTACCTGAACGTGGACGTGACCGGCGGCGGCGAGCCCGGCACCGGCACCTCCGGTGGGACCACGACCGGCGGCGGTTCCGGTGCCGGCGGTTCCGGCACCGGCGGCCGGGGCAACGACCCGCACGGCCGGACCACCGGCGGCTCCGGCGCGACGGGTACCACGGGTACGACCGGCGGCACCGGCACGTCGGGCGGCACGGGTACGGCGGGTTCGGCGTCCGGCACGGCGGGTTCGGCGTCGGACACCTCCGGGACCGCCGGCAGCGACGGCATCCTCGCCGCCACCGGCAGCGACGGCATGCCGCTGCTGGCCGGAGCCGCGGTGGGAGCG
- a CDS encoding serine hydrolase, which produces MSLRPSPAARARTGLLLASVGALLAAGTAHPAPASATVPTGGTSTHATAAVLDLDGTGRTAEVHGDDSAYDTASIVKVDILAAVLLQAQDAGRQLTADERGHAEPMIKRSDNASADALWQQIGQASGLAAANKRLGLTSTTGGPGSKWGLTRTTASDQIRLLRAVFDGGTAAGTGAIALNADSRAYIGTLMSQVVPEQTWGVPVAGASGSPRALKNGWLRRTTSGLWDVNSVGQVTVKGHRYLVAVLSNGSSSMSDGVALVERTARQAVA; this is translated from the coding sequence ATGTCGCTTCGCCCCTCCCCCGCAGCACGCGCGCGCACCGGACTGCTCCTCGCGTCCGTCGGGGCTCTCCTGGCCGCCGGCACGGCACATCCGGCGCCGGCCTCCGCGACCGTCCCCACCGGCGGCACATCGACGCATGCCACGGCAGCCGTGCTCGACCTGGACGGCACCGGCCGCACGGCCGAGGTGCACGGCGACGACAGCGCCTACGACACCGCCAGCATCGTCAAGGTCGACATCCTCGCCGCGGTGCTCCTGCAGGCGCAGGACGCGGGACGGCAGCTCACCGCCGACGAACGCGGTCACGCCGAGCCGATGATCAAGCGCAGTGACAACGCCTCGGCCGACGCGCTGTGGCAGCAGATCGGCCAGGCCTCCGGACTGGCGGCGGCGAACAAGCGGCTGGGCCTGACCTCGACGACCGGCGGCCCCGGCAGCAAGTGGGGGCTGACCCGGACGACCGCGAGCGACCAGATACGGCTGCTGCGCGCTGTGTTCGACGGCGGTACGGCGGCCGGGACCGGCGCCATCGCCCTGAACGCGGACTCCAGGGCCTACATCGGCACCCTCATGAGCCAGGTCGTACCCGAGCAGACCTGGGGCGTGCCGGTGGCCGGCGCCTCCGGTTCCCCCCGGGCGCTGAAGAACGGCTGGCTCCGGCGCACCACCTCCGGCCTGTGGGACGTCAACAGCGTCGGCCAGGTCACCGTGAAGGGACACCGGTATCTCGTCGCGGTCCTGTCGAACGGCAGTTCCTCGATGAGCGACGGCGTCGCCCTGGTGGAGCGGACGGCACGCCAGGCGGTCGCGTAG
- a CDS encoding Rv1733c family protein has translation MALQPVRHGGEEAVTMARTPPSTVTPVRLWRWRRNPLRRHSDVVEAWIILATWVAAVLCGAGAGLVAAHSAESSYSARRAQVHEVPAVLTEDAARTSASGTGYDDGRVWATVRWTDPRGKVHTDRAKVVPGEPAGSRVAAWTNSAGRIVSPPIAGAAADLQAALTGALVAPSAGAAVWLAGWGVRARLIRRRMAEWDEEWKQIGPRWGNLSGGRG, from the coding sequence GTGGCACTCCAGCCCGTCCGGCACGGTGGAGAGGAGGCGGTGACGATGGCCCGGACACCTCCCTCGACGGTCACCCCGGTGCGGCTGTGGCGGTGGCGGCGCAACCCGCTGCGCCGGCACAGTGATGTCGTCGAGGCCTGGATCATCCTCGCGACCTGGGTAGCCGCGGTCCTCTGCGGAGCCGGCGCCGGCCTCGTGGCGGCACACAGCGCCGAATCGTCGTACTCCGCCCGCCGGGCCCAGGTGCACGAGGTCCCGGCCGTGCTCACCGAAGACGCGGCGCGCACCTCCGCCTCGGGGACCGGCTACGACGACGGACGGGTCTGGGCCACCGTGCGCTGGACGGACCCGCGCGGAAAGGTGCACACCGACCGCGCGAAGGTGGTCCCGGGCGAGCCCGCGGGCTCCCGGGTCGCGGCCTGGACGAACAGCGCGGGCCGCATCGTGTCACCGCCCATCGCCGGGGCCGCGGCCGACCTGCAGGCGGCTCTCACCGGCGCCCTCGTCGCCCCGTCGGCCGGCGCGGCGGTCTGGCTCGCCGGGTGGGGTGTCCGCGCCCGGCTCATCCGGCGGCGCATGGCCGAGTGGGACGAGGAGTGGAAGCAGATAGGCCCCCGCTGGGGCAACCTCAGCGGCGGACGAGGCTGA
- a CDS encoding permease: MAEGVTVVTVDPTVRRIRPWPHGAALAIAAGGTAVLLLAGSSWLNQPAVQAWRTVCLAITVQALPFLLLGTALSGAINAFVPAELFTKVLPRRAALAVPVAGVAGAVLPGCECASVPVANSLIRRGVTPAAAFAFLLSAPAINPVVLTATAVAFPGSPAMVAARLLASLGTAAVMGWLWLWLGKEEWLRPVLRHRHTGHRHGRSRRNEFRLGFQHDFLHAGGFLVLGAMAAATFNVAVPRSVLDTFSGSPWLSVLFLAGLAVLLAVCSEADAFVAASLAGFSPTARLAFMVVGPMVDLKLIALQAGTFGRAFAWRFSTATTAVAVAASALVGGALL; encoded by the coding sequence GTGGCCGAGGGCGTGACGGTGGTGACCGTCGACCCGACCGTGCGCCGCATCCGGCCGTGGCCGCACGGCGCTGCCCTCGCGATCGCGGCCGGCGGCACGGCCGTGCTCCTGCTCGCCGGCTCCTCGTGGCTGAACCAGCCGGCCGTTCAGGCCTGGCGCACCGTCTGCCTCGCCATCACCGTCCAGGCGCTCCCCTTCCTGCTCCTCGGCACCGCCCTGTCCGGTGCCATCAACGCCTTCGTGCCGGCCGAGCTGTTCACCAAGGTCCTGCCCAGGCGGGCGGCGCTCGCCGTGCCGGTCGCCGGTGTCGCGGGCGCGGTGCTGCCGGGCTGCGAGTGTGCCTCCGTGCCCGTCGCCAACAGCCTGATCCGGCGAGGTGTCACCCCGGCCGCCGCCTTCGCCTTCCTGCTCTCCGCGCCGGCCATCAACCCCGTCGTGCTGACCGCCACCGCCGTCGCCTTCCCCGGCAGCCCCGCGATGGTCGCCGCCCGGCTGCTCGCCTCCCTGGGCACCGCGGCCGTGATGGGCTGGCTGTGGCTCTGGCTGGGCAAGGAGGAGTGGCTGCGGCCCGTCCTGCGGCACCGGCACACCGGCCACCGGCACGGCCGCAGTCGCCGGAACGAGTTCCGGCTAGGTTTCCAGCACGACTTCCTGCACGCCGGCGGCTTCCTCGTCCTCGGCGCCATGGCCGCCGCCACCTTCAACGTCGCGGTGCCGCGCTCCGTCCTCGACACCTTCTCCGGCTCGCCGTGGCTGTCGGTGCTCTTCCTCGCCGGACTCGCCGTGCTGCTGGCGGTCTGCTCGGAGGCCGACGCGTTCGTCGCCGCCTCGCTCGCCGGGTTCTCACCGACCGCCCGGCTCGCCTTCATGGTGGTCGGCCCGATGGTCGACCTCAAGCTGATCGCCCTCCAGGCGGGTACCTTCGGGCGTGCCTTCGCCTGGCGGTTCTCCACGGCCACCACCGCCGTCGCCGTCGCCGCGAGCGCCCTGGTCGGAGGCGCGCTGCTGTGA